One genomic region from Quercus robur chromosome 4, dhQueRobu3.1, whole genome shotgun sequence encodes:
- the LOC126720446 gene encoding uncharacterized protein LOC126720446 — protein sequence MQSIRSLINSAILDQDVKGGLRWPLGKASSGGRYCVVGVWHTIAKDYKSSSLSLKVRHADRYDFRTSTGEATREINLKLKNIVSLLQDQEVEVSSVAEMLKDNLKLIWDHFLCCEHFLT from the exons ATGCAAAGCATTAGAAGTCTTATTAATTCTGCAATTCTAGATCAAGATGTGAAGGGTGGGTTGAGATGGCCCTTGGGGAAGGCATCTTCTGGAGGTAGATATTGTGTGGTGGGGGTTTGGCACACAATAGCTAAAGATTATAAAAGTTCATCATTGAGCCTGAAAGTGAGACATGCTGATCGATATGATTTTAGAACTTCAACTGGGGAAGCTACAAGGGAGATAAATCTGAAGCTGAAAAACATTGTCTCATTATTACAG GATCAGGAGGTTGAGGTTAGTTCGGTTGCTGAGATGCTTAAAGACAACTTGAAATTGATATGGGATCATTTCTTATGCTGTGAACATTTTTTGACATGA